TTCAATAAAATAATCTGCATTTCCATTTGTATTACTTTTCATAATTCCAATACTCGTCACATATCACTATTCTGTCAAACTATTTATGGTATATTTATCATACTGTCATACAATATCATACATTGTCATAGTTTGTCATAATTTGTCATATTTTTTCCGGCATATTCATTTCTCTAAACCCCATAAAAGCTATTGAGTTAAGATGATGTACTCATCAGATTGACTTAAGAGCAGGCAAAACTCCTATTTTCTTCATTTATAAGCAGTTACCCTTTTATTAACACCAGATGAATATCTGATGAACAGCCCCGGCAACTATTTTAACTATTCACCATCCCTCAGCCTATGCTTTGCTCCGGATCGACAAGCCATTCGCAAGCTAAAATTCCCACTATCCAGGCACTATTCTGGCAGCCTTCTGGCAACCTTTAGGAGACCTTTAGGGGAGGTAAACCTGATCAACATAACACAATAATGTCATGCCGTTCAACTTTACCTCCCTTAAGGGTCTCTCGGGGGTCACCAATAGGCTGCCTACTGGTTGCCAGTTGATTTTAAGTAGCTTGTTTTGATCCTGGTTGTTGATGGTTTTTTAGGGAAGGGATTGGTGAGAGTATTTAATCTTAATAATTGTCAAATTGGCGTTTTACGTGAAAGGTGAAAATTAGAAAAAAATGAGGGTGCGAAGATGCGGAGGTGTGATTAAATATAATGTAATCAGCTCAGGGATGAGCTGGGTACTCAGACTTCTCACATCTCACTGATCAGGGTAAAATTCTCTGTGAACTCTGTGCGCTCTGTGGTGAAAATTCTTCTCTTACATTACATTTAATCACACCTTTACATTCTCTCATCTTCGCATCCTCTTTTTTCCCTCGTCTCCCTTCTCCCCTCTTCCGTCTCACGATTTAATTATTTTAATTTAATTATAGATTTTGATTGACAGGAGTTGATAATCTGGGGGAAGAAAGTTATTGAAATGATGGTAACCTGAAATAGGGTTATTCGTTTTAAGATATGGGAAATAAAATTAATAACGATAAAGGAAGGAAAGATGACCGGAACTGAAACTAATATCCTGATGATAGTATCCAAGGGTGGATTTTTGATGATAATATTGCTGGTGATATCTATTGCCGCAATAGCTATTATAATTGAAAGACTGATAAACCTGAAGAAATTAAGCGGCAGTAACCGTAAACTGATGGAAGAAGCCCTGGCTACCCTGGCAGAAGAAATGCCGGAACGTGCTATCCAGATCTGTGAGGCTAATGCCGACGTGCCAATATCCGGTTTATTGATCGAGACAATTGATAACTTTAAAGCACCTTTGCATGAGCTGGAAACTATTATGGAGATAGAAGCCGGCAAGCAGGGGATTCGCATCCAGAAGAACCTGGGAACCCTTTCCTCATTTGCTGCAGTTGCACCATTAATAGGATTTCTGGGTACAGTGACCGGAATGGTGAAGGTATTTATGAAAATCGATCAGACCGGCGGCGGAGTGGATATTGGTATGCTGGCTAATGGTATCTGGGAAGCACTTCTTACTACAATTGGCGGTTTGATCGTGGGAATAGTGTGCATATTATTTTATAACTATCTGATCGGGATAACGGAACAGATAGCTGCCGACCTGGAAGAAGGTTTAGGCAAACTGATGATCAATATCAGGAGATTGCGCCATGAGAATTAAATTGAAGAGAAAAAGACTATCTTCCGTAGCTTTGATCTCTTTTACGGATGTGATCTTTCTGCTCTTGATATTTCTGCTGATATCCACCAATTTTGTGACCCATTCGGGCATAAAAGTTAATCTGCCCCGCTCAAGCAGTAAACAGAACGAATTTAACAAGAATCTGAGCGTGACGCTAACTAAAAATGATGAAGTGTTTATTGCTGATGATTTTGTAGCCTGGGAAAATGTAACTTCGCATCTTACTGAATTGCTGGTGGCAGATCCGGAGCAGGTGGTGGTGATCCGTTCAGACGAAGACGTGACCTTGAAGAAGATCATCAGATTGCTTGACCTGGTGCAGATGACAGGTACGAATCGCTTCTTTATTGCTACAGAACTGGAAAGAGAAAAATGAGTTATCAACGAAAGGTGCGAAAAACACGAATGAAGTTATACAAAATTAATTTCATTGCTAGGAATTAGGAGGGGTTTTGATAAAAAAAAACTTTTATCTTCTGAATAGCATCTGGAAGAAGAAAAATGAGTTATCAACGAAAGGTGCGAAAAACACGAATGAAGTTATATAAAATTAATTTCATTGCAAGGAATTAGGGGGAAGTTTGATAAAAAAAGACCTTTTATATCCTGAAGAGTATTACGTGATAATGGGGGCTGCATTTGAGGTTTATCGTGAATTCGGTGCGGGATTTTTGGAAGGAGTTTATCAGGAATGTCTTGAATTAGAATTTATCAGGCAGAAGATTCCTTTTATTGCACAACAAATAATAACACTGGAGTATAAAGGTACACAGTTAAAACAAATTTATAAGCCAGACTTTATATGTTATAATAAGATAATATTAGAAATCAAGGCATTGGATAAGCTTGCACCAGAACACGAGTCACAGGTTATTAACTATCTGAGAGCAAGCAACATGAAATTGGGAATATTGATTAACTTTGGAAGCTATCCTAAAGCCACAAGTAAGCGATTAATAAATCTGCCAAGAAAATTAGTTATCAACGAAAACACGTAAAACGCGAAAGGAATTAGGTGGGAATTTGACAGAAAAAGTGAATTTTAGTGTTTTTAGTGTATTTCGTTGATAAAAAAAAGAAGGATATTATGCAAGAAGGATATGTAGAGAGATTGGCAGTGGTTGTGTCAGTGGGAATGCATATTATTGTAGCCCTTGTTTTGCTGAGCATGAAGTTTGAACTGGACATAACACCAGTGCAGAAGCTGATAGAGATAGTTAATTATGGAGTGGATAGACCGAGTGAAACGGGGTCTAATACGCAAAAGCCTGAAGGTTTGAAAAATCCGGTGGCTAATCCTGTCCAGGGAGCACTCACCAGTTCAGCACCGGATAATATAAATTTACCGAAGTCTGTAAGTCAATCTGAGCAGGAGATACTGGAACCTGTGCATGACCAGATAGCCTGGAGCGATCTTAAGGAATCTGATATTGCCGGGAACACTCCTGAGATGGTAAAAAGCGGATTGGACACCCCTGCATTATCTGACGCTAAACCACAACAGGAAGCGGAAACGGCGAGTGTGAAAGCGGATAAGGATTTTCTGGCAGGTCTCAGAGAGCGAATTGCGGCAGAAGATAGTGACAGCGGAGGATATACTTTGAGCGGAGAGGTTATTAACCGCACCATTCTGAATAAAGTAATCCCTGAATATCCGGAAGGTCTGCAGCAGAATAGTGAAGTGGAGCTACGTTTTGAAGTGACTCCGGATGGTAAAGTGGGCGAAAATATTGTGATCCTCAAAAAAGGTGGCGCTCAACTTGATCAGGTTAGCCTGGAAGCACTCAGGCAGTGGCGGTTTAATCCGATCAGTGGAGAATTTATCCAAACCGGCGTTATCACCTTCAGCTATAAACTGAAATAACAGGGACAGGGAATGAATAG
The genomic region above belongs to Candidatus Stygibacter australis and contains:
- a CDS encoding TonB family protein, with protein sequence MQEGYVERLAVVVSVGMHIIVALVLLSMKFELDITPVQKLIEIVNYGVDRPSETGSNTQKPEGLKNPVANPVQGALTSSAPDNINLPKSVSQSEQEILEPVHDQIAWSDLKESDIAGNTPEMVKSGLDTPALSDAKPQQEAETASVKADKDFLAGLRERIAAEDSDSGGYTLSGEVINRTILNKVIPEYPEGLQQNSEVELRFEVTPDGKVGENIVILKKGGAQLDQVSLEALRQWRFNPISGEFIQTGVITFSYKLK
- a CDS encoding MotA/TolQ/ExbB proton channel family protein, which translates into the protein MTGTETNILMIVSKGGFLMIILLVISIAAIAIIIERLINLKKLSGSNRKLMEEALATLAEEMPERAIQICEANADVPISGLLIETIDNFKAPLHELETIMEIEAGKQGIRIQKNLGTLSSFAAVAPLIGFLGTVTGMVKVFMKIDQTGGGVDIGMLANGIWEALLTTIGGLIVGIVCILFYNYLIGITEQIAADLEEGLGKLMINIRRLRHEN
- a CDS encoding GxxExxY protein, with protein sequence MIKKDLLYPEEYYVIMGAAFEVYREFGAGFLEGVYQECLELEFIRQKIPFIAQQIITLEYKGTQLKQIYKPDFICYNKIILEIKALDKLAPEHESQVINYLRASNMKLGILINFGSYPKATSKRLINLPRKLVINENT
- a CDS encoding biopolymer transporter ExbD is translated as MRIKLKRKRLSSVALISFTDVIFLLLIFLLISTNFVTHSGIKVNLPRSSSKQNEFNKNLSVTLTKNDEVFIADDFVAWENVTSHLTELLVADPEQVVVIRSDEDVTLKKIIRLLDLVQMTGTNRFFIATELEREK